The genomic region GCAAGCACCAGCCCATAAGTACCCCCACCTTCCCACTTAACTAATCACAAAAATCTCTCTCAACTTTGCTCAGTAGCTGTTTTGCTTCCTTTTCTCCAATTCAAATGGCTAAAGTACTTAGCATTGTCATGTTGTGCTTTCTCCTCATGCTTGTTTTACTAGGAGAAATCCAGGTAAGCTACAATTTCGgaccttttttctttataaacattttatcaacttatcgattttttttttgaacaagCTAGTGAATATCAAGAGGGTTAATGGGGATTACTTCATTTCTGTTTAAATAATGGGACAGTAAAATGTAGGCAAGTCAAATGCTACATCAATTGCAAGCAATTTCATGTGTACTAAGAAAGTGAAACACCCATAATATTTTGTGCTGCAGACACTTAATGTGATTAATCAGAAACGTATTCAATGTTTCCTGCATTATGCTTTCATTTTAAGCTTATGggtttggttttgattttcattACTTGGTTATTTTTCTCACCTAGGCTTCTAGCCCTGCTTCTCAAAAACAACGGCGAGGCAACCATGCAAACGGAATGGTACTGATGGAACCATACCTGGATTTTTTTACttctaataaatatttttcccCCACAAGCTTTTAACTCTTTTTGAAATGTAAATTGCAGTATGGTGCCACCCAGGGCAGCCTTCGTCCTCAAGGTGAGTTAAAAGAGttgtatattattttaatccttcttccaaaaatcaaatttgtaGAAGAGCAAATAACAAAATCAGGGTTCAAGGTTTTTGGCTTTTTCTATCCCCagaatgttttaaaaaatggacttttcttgtattcttgGAGTTCCAAGATTCAAACTTGCGCCTTATAACTTAGAATTCTCAAAATCTAATCATTAGGGTGTTGTTATGTCGTGATTCAGGTTTAGAAATGCACTAATTCACGTTCAATGTTGAAATATGCAGAATGTGGTCCGAGATGCACTACCAGATGCTCTGCTACAGCATACAAGAAGCCATGCATGTTCTTCTGTCAGAAGTGTTGTGCCAAGTGCCTGTGTGTGCCTCCTGGCACATATGGAAACAAACAATACTGCCCATGCTACAACAACTGGAAGACCAAGAGAGGAGGGCCCAAATGCCCTTAGATTATTATTCCCATTGTTTCACTGCCCAACTGTCTATGTTAATTTTATCTTGCTCTGTAATCAAAGTGCCTCATGGTTCTTACCTTTCATTAGGCCAATGATGctcagaagaagaagaaaaaggaaaagggcCAATGATGATACATGTGGTAGTATTTCCTTTTAAAGGAAGTTTGAGCTTTGGATTTAAATTTTGGTAATTTGGGCTACGGTAGGTAAAATATGGGCCAAGTCTTCATTTGTGTAACTCAACTAATGGATATGAATTACTAAACAAAAATTCTCTAACAATCTTATACTAAATACTATTTCCAGTGAAATTTGGATTATCTTTATTTACTTTCTTCAAAGTAAGGCCAAAATAGCATATAAAATGGGAAGAGTGAAAAAATGGAATAACCACTTTACCGACCCAAAGAGGAATTACTATTCCTACCATATTTGATATTCCCACCTCAATTATCCTAATAGCCTAACggaaatggaaaaagaaaaagagaattttcaaaaataccaaaagagaaacatattaaatttattacgTAATTAatgttactttttttatttatagttAGATAAacaattaagaaataaatagatttttttaaattaagaaataaatagaTTTGATTGTGAAGTTCTTATAACTTATACCCCATGGAAAGTGGACTCAGTAATAATCTTAATTATCCTGAATATTAACAAAAGCACATACAGTAAAAtctctataaattaataccattataaaaatttattaattaattgagatattatttaattaaaatattgaacttaatatatatatatatattgtgtatTGTGATTAtatgaattatgaattatcattattctATATATTTGTTTAACCAAAACAAATTCATGAATATACTTAGTCTTGTTTAATAGAAGTCATGAATCTATCTATTTTTACAACAAACTAAAATTACATTCGATGTATACTTAATTAGTATACTCATAAACATTAAGTCCAGCAAAAAcatctattaaaaaaaacatacaTGATCACAAATGGTAAAACTATATGAACACAATGGCTTGTCATTTCAAATgtataaaaaatcaacaatgACAGATACAATACGTAAAGCACTGTGTGAATACAatatagaaaatttaaattacaccCAAAATCAATTGCAACAATAGGTGTAAAAAAAGTTTAACTTACAAGTGAGCCAAGCGACAATATCAAATATGATCAAGAGGTCATTAAAGTATTTATCAGCCaatatcaattttctcttgCAATACAAGAGCACTACACTGGAGCTTCTTAATGCAAAAGTTAGAGATAAAGTCCAAAACAAcatcaatttcaaaaaataacaaGTAACATCATAGTTATGGTTTACAGAAACCTCCTACTTAAGttaagtatataatttttatgtataatgagattattaatttttaaattagtgggacttttgtgtttttttttaaaatgtattatcttgtaaatttaatgaattattaatttatcacgTTGGTCTCAAGTCGGGATCGATCAAAAATATTACTTAATTGAAGTTGTTAATTTATCGAGATTTTATTGTAGTTAAGGATAGATACGAAGGCGTAATTATAGATAAGGAAAGTTGATACAAGACAGGGATTTTTAACTTATTCCAAGATCTTACATAACCGTCGGCACTGATAATACTTTAGCTAGATACCTACAAGAAAAAGTCTTGATTAGCAATTCAATTTGGAACCCAAACATGGTTCTCTCTCATGAGGAAATGACAAATGGGACTGTTCCTTGCTTAACTTTAAGAACTCGAAAGGCCATGTACTCTGGTTCCAAGCTGATGTATCTTTGTGGCAAACGGCCAATGCCTTAACTTTTGTGGCATCATTGCCTACCGATGGAACTTTGTACACTGCTGTTTTATCAAGCGAATGACATAGAAACACTGCATATGGATATTTCATCTTGTGGCAAGCCATCTCTTTTTCTCCCATCATTTCTAACCCCTTATTAGCAATACTAAACTCTTGGTCTTCTGTTTCTTTAATTTCCATCTCACTTGACAAAGGTTTAATGTTTTTCCCAAACTTTGAAACACTGAAATCAACAAAGGACTCTAATGAAGCAAAGTACTTgtcttctttttcaattgcCGGTCTCTCACAATTAGCAACTGTTCGTTTCATTACCTTAGCTTCCACTGATTCGGTTTTCAGTGAGAAGAGCCTTAGGATTCCTGGAAACTTGTCACTTGAGAAGGGCATGGACTCTGCAATTGGACGAGACAAGAATCTAGCCCCGTTCCTTTCAAAGACATGTGTTAGTTGTCTAATTTTGAAAGTTGACAATTCCGTCATTGATATACAGAATAATTCATCTATAATTAGCTCATCATAAATATTCCAAGTAGTTATAATTCTCAGACAAGCCTCAATCTAATATGTTTGCAATGAAATATAAGAAGGGATAAGATTTAAAAAATGGAGGACAAGAAAGGaattgaaattcaaaagaaaataacctGCTGGAGCCAGTAAAAGATCTTTCAAGGCAGTTGGCATTGCAGTGTAAGGGAACACAGAGTTCCAGTAAACCTCCACCGGCAGAGCAGCATGGCTTCCTCCAAATGCGAGCTGAATTTCCATCAATACAAAAATTAGTAAAACAAAAGCGAAAAGCACACAAAAACCAACAGCTTGCTAGAACTGTTAGTTtgatctatttatttattcgaGGACTTAACACTTactttgagaaaaatgaggaGGAGAAAAACATTAAGCTCCATCCAAGCTAATTAACTTGATGCAATTTGTAAAAGGGTTCTTGTGATAAGGAGAGAAAGcgttgcaaacaagtaaaaagatGCAATGGAGGTGACGAAGAGGAAGATCGGAGCAGTTTCTGAAGTATTGAGTTTAGTGGCAGGTAAAATAGAGTAAGAAGAGaattaggaaataaaagagaattagagagagaatttagagagagaagctcTCTAGGGAAGAATGTGTTGGCTCGAGGGGAGAGAAGAGCCCCCACTAAATAAATTGTGAGGCTCTATATATAGTGCTAAAAGTGGCGGTTACTTAAGAATAGGTTTTAATACGCCtaatgaatgacattattatgAAGAACATTAATGTGAGTAACCGTTACTGTAATTAGGTGTAATAAGACTTGTTCTCAAGTAAAAGGTAATAGAAAAAAGATACATGTGAAAAGGTATAAGAAAAGAAGCTGTACGTGAACAAGTACAAAAGAAGAAGCTGCACGAGAACAGGTACAAGAGAAGAAGCTGTACATgaataggtacaagagaaGAACGTGTATGAGAACAGGTATACGAGAACAAGGTAGAAGGGTGAAACACTTGTATTTCAAGAAAAGGTTAAGAGGAAGACCTTTTAACTACCTCCATATCTGAGCCACCAAACCAAACTCTTCGGAACATCCTAAGATGAAAGTAATCCATGAATCCTGCCACTTATTCCGAGTTGCTTTCACTGTCATCCAAGTGAAGTGGTTATTCTATTTGAAGTACTTGTCCTACTTGTATTAGTTGCTCCATATGGAATATTGCTCTACTTATTCTAGTTGTTATACGTGAAGTAGTGCTTCACTTGTTTTAGTTGTTCTACGTGAAGTAACACTTCATTTGTTTTAGTTGTTCTCTGTATAATATTATGTTGTAacataattctttagagaagaggtataaatcaaaat from Theobroma cacao cultivar B97-61/B2 chromosome 9, Criollo_cocoa_genome_V2, whole genome shotgun sequence harbors:
- the LOC18589918 gene encoding protein GAST1; translated protein: MAKVLSIVMLCFLLMLVLLGEIQASSPASQKQRRGNHANGMYGATQGSLRPQECGPRCTTRCSATAYKKPCMFFCQKCCAKCLCVPPGTYGNKQYCPCYNNWKTKRGGPKCP